One Oryza sativa Japonica Group chromosome 8, ASM3414082v1 DNA window includes the following coding sequences:
- the LOC4344857 gene encoding autophagy-related protein 8C, whose product MARSSFKLEHPLERRQAEANRIREKYPDRIPVIVEKAERSDIPDIDKKKYLVPADLTVGQFVYVVRKRIKLSAEKAIFIFVKNTLPPTAALMSAIYEENKDEDGFLYMTYSGENTFGLFV is encoded by the exons ATGGCGAGGAGCTCGTTCAAGCTGGAGCACCCACTCG AAAGGAGGCAGGCTGAGGCCAACCGCATCAGGGAGAAGTATCCCGATAGAATTCCT GTCATTGTTGAGAAGGCTGAGAGGAGTGACATTCCTGACATTGACAAAAAGAA GTACCTTGTTCCCGCTGACCTCACGGTTGGACAGTTTGTGTATGTTGTTCGGAAGCGGATCAAGCTCAGTGCTGAGAAGGCAATCTTCATCTTCGTCAAGAACACGCTTCCACCAACAG CTGCCCTGATGTCCGCTATCTATGAGGAGAACAAGGATGAGGACGGCTTCCTCTACATGACCTACAGCGGGGAGAACACCTTCGGCCTGTTTGTCTGA
- the GLYI-11 gene encoding lactoylglutathione lyase: MASGSEAEKSPEVVLEWPKKDKKRLLHAVYRVGDLDRTIKCYTECFGMKLLRKRDVPEEKYTNAFLGFGPEDTNFALELTYNYGVDKYDIGAGFGHFAIATEDVYKLAEKIKSSCCCKITREPGPVKGGSTVIAFAQDPDGYMFELIQRGPTPEPLCQVMLRVGDLDRSIKFYEKALGMKLLRKKDVPDYKYTIAMLGYADEDKTTVIELTYNYGVTEYTKGNAYAQVAIGTEDVYKSAEAVELVTKELGGKILRQPGPLPGLNTKIASFLDPDGWKVVLVDNADFLKELQ, from the exons ATGGCAAGCGGTAGTGAAGCTGAGAAGTCACCTGAGGTTGTGCTGGAGTGGCCTAAGAAGGACAAGAAGAGGCTTCTACATGCTGTTTACCGTGTTGGAGATTTGGATCGCACCATTAA ATGTTACACAGAATGCTTTGGAATGAAATTACTGAGGAAAAGAGATGTGCCTGAAGAGAAATATACGAATGCATTTCTTGGGTTTGGACCTGAGGACACCAACTTTGCACTTGAATTGACATACA ATTATGGTGTTGATAAGTACGACATTGGAGCAGGATTTGGGCATTTCGCTATTGCAACTGAGGAC GTGTACAAATTGGCTGAGAAAATTAAATCCAGTTGTTGCTGCAAGATCACTCGTGAACCTGGTCCTGTCAAGGGAGGATCCACTGTGATTGCCTTTGCACAGGATCCTGACGGTTACATGTTTGAGCTTATCCAGAGGGGTCCAACACCTGAGCCTCTTTGCCAAGTTATGCTTCGTGTGGGTGACCTTGATCGCTCCATCAAGTTCTACGAGAAG GCCCTTGGTATGAAGCTGCTGAGGAAGAAGGATGTACCTGACTATAAG TATACCATTGCCATGTTGGGCTATGCTGATGAGGATAAGACAACTGTTATTGAGTTGACATACAACTATGGTGTCACAGAATATACCAAGGGCAACGCATATGCTCAG GTTGCTATTGGCACTGAAGATGTCTACAAGAGTGCTGAGGCTGTTGAGTTGGTTACAAAAGAACTAGGGGGAAAGATTTTGCGGCAGCCAGGTCCACTACCAGGGCTCAACACAAAGATTGCCTCTTTCCTTGACCCTGATGGCTGGAAAGTG GTTTTGGTTGATAACGCCGACTTCCTGAAGGAACTCCAGTGA